The nucleotide window AATCATTTCTGAGAAAAAAAACTCAACCTATCACTTagcataaatttttaaaaaaattctgcTCCTTTTCAACTTTCTGAGTTTTTCGGCCTTATTTGctcgaactcttcaaaaatgttggaCGGATGCATGTCGTATCCTTGAAAAATAGTGTATTgttggaggatccgacacaagtgcaacaacatttttggagagtcgtTTACATATAAAAATGCAGACAAGCAGATAGATCACCTCTATGTCTTGGAACACTTACACAACTAGTCATAGAAAGAGCTCAACTATTTTCCAAAACAATATATCAACAACAAATCTGCTTCAATCTACAACAAGTTCAGGTcgactatatgaatcctcactatattttctttttgatttttaacaGTATCTGGTGGAAGCATACGAAACGCGAGTTGCTGAGAGTGAAAAAAAGAAACTTATGGCTCCCATGATGATTGATGAGGAATTGAAGTCTAAAGTAGTTACCTCAAAGAGAGAATGGGGAGCAAGCTGGTGGACACAATACTCCATATTGTTCTGGAGAGGACTTAAAGAACGACGCCATGATTATTTTAGCTGGTTGAGAATCACTCAAGTTGTTGCAACTGCAGTTATCTTAGGCATGCTCTGGTGGCAATCTGGTGGTGATAGTCCTAAACATATGCAAGAACAGGTATTTGACATATATACACAGTATAATTTTCCGACAAATGGTGTTCAACTGATCATCCTTCAGTGTATGGTTCTAAAGAAGCTAACTGAAACGTTTACGAAACCTTTATAATAATGTACTAGTAGCACATTTGCAACCAATTCTCATATCAGTGGAACTTCATTGCAGGCGGGGCTGCTGTTCTTTATCGCGGTGTTCTGGGGGTTTTTTCCAGTATTCACAGCAATATTCACATTTCCACAAGAAAGGGCAATGCTGAACAAGGAAAGATCTGCTGATATGTACAGATTAAGCGCGTATTTTTTGGCGCGAACCACCAGTGACATCCCCTTGGATCTTATACTGCCAGTACTCTTTATCTTAGTAGTATATTTCATGGCAGGCTTGAAACATGATGTTTGTGCCTTTTTCCTAACCGTCCTCACGACTTTCCTTTGCATCGTAGCAGCTCAggtattccattttcttcaattccCACGGAACGTTTAACTCCCTTGCATAagtaatttgaataataatcaTCACTTAATTCATTGTTTCCAGGGATTAGGACTAGCAATAGGGGCTACACTAATGGATTTAAAGAAGGCAACAACTTTGGCATCAGTAACAGTAATGACATTCATGTTAGCTGGTGGATATTTCGTAAAGGTAACAATGCAGTATTCAAATTTATTCGTAGTATTAGCTTTATTCTTGTATTTTCTTGCTTTTGGCATCTGTTTTCAGATATCGcgttattttgttgttgttgttccttGTCTGGATGTTATGTACTGCTTTCCTTATCTgttagtcattttttttcaactgtCATATTCCCTTCTTTAACAACTACTTTGATTGCTGCACTTGAATAGAGTAGGGGCGGAGCCAGGTATCTGAACCCCTTTTGACGGAAAATTACACtgtttatacatggttaaaattatatttgatgtatatatagtagatgttgaacccccGTCAACTCTTTtgtgtgtttacttcttcatattttgaaacaaTAAAAATCCTGGCTCCGCAACTGGAGCTGAAGGTcttttggaaacaacctctaTACCTCCACGAGGAAGGGATAAGGATTAAGGTCCGCTTACATCCTACTCTCCACAGACCTGGGATTACACTGAGTATATTGTTATTGTATACATGAATGTTTTCATAAAAGTATTATATGCACATTCATGGTTAGATATGTTTACCTGGTTTGCTCGATAGAAGTTAAGGCATCGAGTGTTGGTCAAGTCTTATCTCAGAATCAAGACGCGACAAAAGCATTCTCCTCTTTTTCCCTGCCTTCAAATCAGTCCAATTTCTGATACATGATGTTGAAATGATCTGCAGGAAGTACCAGTATTCATATCATGGCTAAGATACTTATCGTATAACTATCAAACGTACAAGCTCCTACTAAAAGTTCAATACAAGGAGAAAAATGACTGGGTGGATGGGATCAAAGTAGGCAATGGTGTAAGGGAAGTAAGTACATTACTAGCTATGGTGTTTGGCTATCGGCTTCTGGCATACATATCTTTACGGAGAATGAAGCTTCACTCAGGGGCTTAGATGATCGATGATGAAAACGaaggttcaatttcaaaaagaataaagaacTAGTACTATTTGCAGCTTACACTACTGAATACTGATTGTTGTTATAAAGATGAGAGACTCTGTAACAGCTGATATAAGTTGCAGCTAGCACAAGGAAAGAAGAGTTGATTGTAATTTTTCAATGTATTAGAAACTTAGAAGTAGAAATGAAGTGTATGTAAAATGTAGCTTGAGAATTTTTGGTTTCAATTGTAGCTTTTCATGATTGTAACAAGTTTCTCAAGTACAAACTGAGATCCATGAGGTTACTGTTAGAGTGGATTAGAGTCTCACATCGGTTGAAGAATGAATTGGTGACGCCGTTTATTTATATGGACTCGGGAAATCCTCCCGTCACAAGCTAGTTTCTGTGACTAAGTTAGACCCAAGTATCATATCTTTAGAGTTATGGACTTGAATCAGTTGCAGTTAAAGTAGACCCGAGTGCCATATTTTTACTGTTACTAGAATTTATACTCAACATTAGAGTGGATTACTGTTAGAGTGGATTAGAGTCTCACATCGGTTGAGGAATGGATTGGTGATTTGTTTATATGGACTCGGGAAATCCTCCCGCCACAAGCTAGTTTCTGAGACTGGGTTAGACCCAAGTATCATATCTTTACAGTTACGGACCTGAATTAATTGCAGTTAAAGCAGATCCGAGTGTCATATCTTTATTGTTACTAGAATTTATACTCAACATTAGAGTGGATTACTATTAGTCTCATATCGATTGAGGAATAGATTGGTGATTTGTTTATATGGACTCGGGAAATCCTCCCGTCACAAGCTAGTTTCTGAGACTGAGTTAGACCCAAGTATCATATCTTTACAGTTACGGACCTGAATTAGTTGCAGTTAAAGTAGACCTGAGTGTCATATCTCCACTATAATTACAGAAAAAATTAGTTGCACATTAATGCATCAGAGAGACTGTATGATACTAGAATTTATACTCAAACATTAGAGTGGATTACCAATAGAGTGGATTAGAGTCTCACATCGATTGAGGAATGACTTGGTGATTTGTTTATATGAAATCGGGAAATCCTCCCGTCACAAGCTAGTTTCAAAGACTAAGTTAGACCCAAGTATCATATCTTCAGAGTCACAAACCTGAATTAGTTGCAGTTAAAGTAGACCAGAATGAATAGACGTGCCACATGAATTTTTTATGAGCAAGTAAGAAACCCAAATTTCACCAAAGAAGTGTAGCTCCATAGCATCTATGTAATTATAAGTAGTTCTTTATCCATAAATGGACATAATATATGCAAAGGCAGAATACACAAGTTAACTCTCAGACCTTGAGGCCAAAATCCTGTGACATAAATATAATACAACCAAAAAACAGATTAAACCCAAGTAACAGAATAAGTTTTGAGTACAACTGGTTCATCTTGCATTAGTGTGCTGCTCATATAATGACTAATTCATATACTGCTGAAAATCTATAGTTAAGTTACAACAATAAAACTAATGCATAAAGTTACAACGATCGAACAAGCTAACGTActaaaaaacctttaaaatccAAATAGAAACCACATAATGTTAATAGGCTTCTTCAGGTACTCTGCTCAAGTCAATATGAGCAAATATTTTACTCATCCATCTTTTTCTTCCTCCGAATACCTTACAGCAAGAAACTCTGTTGAGGGAGAGAAGTAATGTGCTTGAGCCATTTATGATCTGCCATGGAGTCTAGCATCTTTAAGAGACTGCTCAATTCATTTTCAAGATAAGCTTGTTGAAACCCTCTCCTTATAAAACAGCAGAAAACGTATGTTCAGCTAAAGTCACTTTCTTGTGGATAGCTCTGAGGTCATGCAGAAGCATGACACTTTACTATATACACCAAAGAACAAGCCATGGTGATTGAACAAAAATGGTAGCAGGATCCCAGTTAGTTGCAACTTAGATGACCTAGCAGTTATGCCACTTCAAAGAACAGAACCTCACAGCTCCCTGTTTTTACAATCCGGTCAACCGTTCTAGTTTATTAATGCAGCCATCTGGTGATAATTCATGGCCCTACTTTGCACTTATGTACACTTCTTTTATGAGCCTAAGATGAATCTGATACCGGTAAAACCAGGGCAAAAACTGGCACCACCATTATTAGATCTTGGCAGGCAGCAGTCACACTGAGTATTTGGTCTTCCAAAAGTGATAAAGAGTCTGGAGGTTGATCAACTGGAAGCTTCAAGC belongs to Solanum stenotomum isolate F172 chromosome 1, ASM1918654v1, whole genome shotgun sequence and includes:
- the LOC125874564 gene encoding ABC transporter G family member 22-like isoform X2 is translated as MMGPSGSGKTTLLSLLGGRVKEPTGGSITYNEQPYSKHLKSRIGFVTQDDILFPHLTVRETLTYAARLRLPKKLTKEEKKKRAIDVIYELGLERCQDTMIGGSFVRGVSGGERKRVCIGNEIIINPSLLFLDEPTSGLDSTTALRTVEILHDIAEAGKTVITTIHQPSSRLFHKFDKLILLGKGSLLYFGKASEAMDYFSTIGCTPLISMNPAEFLLDLANGNLNDVSVPSELEDKVQIGNSDTETRNGKPSPAIVHEYLVEAYETRVAESEKKKLMAPMMIDEELKSKVVTSKREWGASWWTQYSILFWRGLKERRHDYFSWLRITQVVATAVILGMLWWQSGGDSPKHMQEQAGLLFFIAVFWGFFPVFTAIFTFPQERAMLNKERSADMYRLSAYFLARTTSDIPLDLILPVLFILVVYFMAGLKHDVCAFFLTVLTTFLCIVAAQGLGLAIGATLMDLKKATTLASVTVMTFMLAGGYFVKEVPVFISWLRYLSYNYQTYKLLLKVQYKEKNDWVDGIKVGNGVREVSTLLAMVFGYRLLAYISLRRMKLHSGA